The genomic region TTAAGGATGTACTTGTTGTATCAAAGACATGCCAACGAATTGGGCGCAATGTTTGTCGTGCGGTCGCTGATCCTAATCGGGATATAATACCAGAGCTGAAACGAAGATTTGGAAGCCACCCTGTCGAACGAAGACAAAACGCAGCAAGGTCCCTTATAACTCACGCCTATCTTCTTGACGAAGCTGATGTTGGACTGATATTATCGGAGCTCGCTTGGTAAGCATGATGGCAATGCACGCTCTCGCCACACCGGGTTCACTCGGTGTGGCCTCTTCGAAAACAGACAAGCAACGTTTTGTCCGTTTTCGAAGGGCGAGTCGAGGGTTCGAGTCCCTCACCAAGCACCAAGTATTAAGACAATTGAATATATAATCCCTGTCCTACCCCGCTACAAACACCTCTACTGTAGCAAGTTAAACGCCTTGACCATAACGATACATTCGCTTCTATTCTCTCCAGATTGGCGTGCCACTCCGTTAATACTCCTTCTAAAATAAGGACCTCCGGAAGACCATCTTTCAACAAACCACGAAGGAGCCCTCCTACCCTTGAGCTGTAACTACAGGCTTTCAAAGCCTGCCTATTTTTCGTTGCTTTTTTTCTTCCAACATGCTCCCCGTCGCGCATTTGCTTCAACATTTTAGAAGGAAAAGAGCAGTCACGATAAAAATAATCAATGTAATTCCAATTACATACGAATTCTCAGTGTCGCCATTTTATTTCCGCCGAGTCACGCACGTGTACGTCGCCTGATCCGAAACTTTGCTGCAAACCCCGCGGCTCAGCTGAATCTGCAATTGGCGCAGAGCTTTCTGCCGGGATCTGTGCAGATGTCTCGCGGTACGTTGCCGGGCTTGTACGGTACCGCCGTTTCTTTTGGATCCGGGTCCGGCCGTACTGGGCCTGCTTTTTCTCGCAGAGAAACCGAGCAGTGCCCCGTCATCCCATTGAAGTTACGCTCGTGGTGCAGGTAAGCCAGGTCTTTCCAAGGGATATGCGCGGTCGCAGCCGGATCAGGGCGCAGAGAAAGAAAACGATCGTAATCAACCAGGAGCCCCAAGCTCATCAGTTCGTCAACCATCCATTGCAACGTCACCTGTGAGAGCCCGTTTTCCGGGTACCCCCCTCCTACATCGGCATGAGCACCCGAAAAAACCATCTGCTTTATCCTCTTATCCGCATCCCAGAGGGTGGGACTGAAGTCGGCGCGGTACTCGTCCAGCGCGACTGCGTGCGCGGCCAATTCAACCGACCGTGAGAATGCGCGGTCGGTTGAATTGGCCGCGCAAACTCTTCCCCTAAGATGCTACATCAGCAGCGTGCGCCGATTTGCCGGCCACACTTGACATTTAAGGTTGGAGTTTAATAATGTTGCCTGATCCTAAACCTACTCTTCAGTAAAAAAACAAAGGGGGCAAACCATGGAATCCCCGCTGGAAACCAATCTAAAAAATCTAACCGACGGCGATTTTCTTTTGAAACTGAGGTACGTGGCTGGCGCGTTCGATAGCCATCCGGCCTACCAAACTGGGCTCCCAGAATGGATTTACGGAGCCCAGCAACTCCGGGAACACGCTGATCTCATGCATCAAGCAATCGAAGCTGCAACAAAGGACAAGAACAAGGAAGCAGAAATAGCTGTCGCTCGCGAAAAGTGCGCAAAATCCTTACATTACGCAGTCCAGTACGTCGCCATGTTCGCCAACCACAGAAACGACCCCTCGCTCCTGGAAAACCTCGGACTGGAGTTCAAGCACAAGATCTACGCCAAGGAGAAGAAGCTCCCGGAAATGCCGACCAAGTTGGTCGCTAAGAATGAAGAAGGTGCAGGCGACGTACTGGTTATCACTAACAACGGGATCGGGCAAAAAGGGAGTATCGAACTTCAGATAAACGATAAGGATCCTGCAGATGAATCTTCATGGAAGACGTTGGATCACTATTTCAACTGCAGAATGGAAATCAAGGCCCTGGAGCCGATCAGGAAGTACTATTTCAGGGTGAGGTTCAGGAATGCTGTAGGCTACGGGCCTTGGTCGAAGGTTGTAGGGCTGGTAGTCAATTGACAGATTATCCAGGTTATTTTGAAGTTCAGTGTAGCATTAAAACAGATCGCGGTTGCATGACATGCAGCCGCGATTTCCTTTCTTCGGCGCCCTCCCTACTCCCTCCACGGTGAATCCCGAGCAAATCAGCTTTTTCGAGTAAAGGGAATTTCACGGACGTAAAGGTATCAAAATGTCTCCAAAGAATCGAATTTGCTGAGGTAAAGGTATCAGACTTCACTTAAAATTCGAATTTTCCGACAAAAATGTTCCGAACTTCTCTGGAAATTGAAATTTCCGGACGTAAATGTGTCAACTGCTCCCAGCAGATTCGAATTTCCAAACCTAGATGCGTCAACTAGCTCTGGGAATTCGAATTTCCAGGAGGAAATGTGTCAACACTCTTCGAGTATTCGAATTTTCGTACATAAATGTGTCAACTCTCTTCGAGAATTCGAATTTCCAGACGTAGGTGTATCAAATCTCCCAGAAAATTCGCATTTCCAGACGTGACCGTATCAAATATCTCCGAGGATTCGAATTTGTCGGCGCAGCCTCACCCGTTGACAGCGCAAGCATATAAGTAGTCCCCTTTTTTGATAATTTCGAGACATAAATTGACAACGGCAAATGCCAGCTCTATCCATTTACTCATAGAAAAACATTCTCACACTAATACACTGACATAGAATGAAGTAATGATGGATCTAATTGATGCTAGGCATAGTCCACGCCCACTTGAGGCCCTTTCTGTTTGACTAATTCTGTCATCTGCACTATATTTCACCGATGCTGGCATTAATGAATTAAAATATTTAAACAATTGATGACGCTTCCTAGTTCATCAACTGGAGATCTGCTTTTTGAAGACTCACATCCTCCACCTGCCGTCTGCTGACCAGTGCACTACTCTTCTAGCTTCCCATATCCGCAGCCGCCATCCTTTACTCCGATACAACCCATCGTCTGTGCTGTTGGCTTTACCAACTCCCGTGCAGGAAGGCCCTACTACATGAAAAATTATTTTATGCAATTACTCTGTCTTGCCGGCCTTCTGGTCTGCGCAGTCCCCGTGTTAGCCGCCGCCCCAGCAACGAATCAGGACCGGGGAATCGCCGTGGTTAAGAGAGAATCCGCCGGCGGCAAGCGCGTCGCGCTGGTGATTGGCAACGGCGTCTATAAGTTTTCCGACAGCATGCCCGTTCTTGCCAACCCCGCCAACGACGCGGAGGACATCGCGGCGGCGCTGCGCGGTTTCGGTTTCGAGGTCATCGAGAGAGAGAATCAGACCAAGGAGGAGATGGACACGGCCATATACGAGTTCGGGCGCAAGATAGGCGACAGCGAGGCGGCCCTCTTTTACTATGCCGGCCACGGGCTGCAGATAAAAGGTCAAAACTTCCTAGTCCCGGTCGACGCCAAGATCGAATCGGAAGCCCAGGTCCCCTATAAAAGCGTGAACCTGAACCAGCTTCTGGACGAAATGGAGAACGGCAAAAGCCGCGCCAACATCGTCATGCTCGACGCCTGCCGCAACAACCCCCTGACGGGCAAATTCAGATCGGGCGCCACGCGCGGACTGGCCGCCCCGACAAGCGCCCCCAAGGGGACCGTCATCGTGTACGCAACGGACCCCGGTGGCGTGGCGGCGGATGGGGATGGGCGCAACGGGTTGTTCACTGCAGGACTTCTGACCGCCTTCAAAGGCAAGGACCTGAGCCTTGGAGGGGTCTTGACGCGTGCCAGTGAGGAAGTCGAGCAAGGGAGCGAGCGCAGGCAGACCCCCTACATCAACGGCCCCGCCACCTTGCAGAAGAACTTCCATTTTGCCCCTGGCAGTGTAGCGGTTGCCGGGGCCGAGCTGGAATCCGAACCTGTTGAAGCTGCCGAACCGCCCTCCTCCCCCGCCCCGGTGCGCGAGGATGCGGAAACGGTCCTTTGGAACGAGGTGCAAAAAGGAAACACCGCCGAGGATTACGACGCCTATCTTGCTCAATTCCCCAAGGGGAGATATGCGGCATTGGCCAAGAGGCGCATCAAAAACTTCCGCGAGACGACTGCAGCCGAAACACGCGCCAAGCTAAAGAAAGAAGCCGACGAGGCAAGGAGCACCCTTAGTGCCGCAGAAGCGGGGGACGTAGACGCTATGGAGAAGATGACCCGCTATTACGATGCGGGGATCGGTGTAGCGAAGGATCCTGCCAAAGCAGCGAAGTGGCGCGACAAGATAGAAGCCGTTGCCGCACAAAAACAGCTGCAGGCTGCAAACGGTGGCAGTGTCGAAGCTATGCTGCAAATTGCGGCGCGCTATGACGCAGGTCTGGGTGTGGAGAAGAACCCTGCACTGGCACAGACATGGCGAAATAAGGCAGAGGCTGTTAAAAGCGCGAGGCTGACAGAGGAAAACTCCAGAGCAACCGAAGAACGTGCACGCAGGAAGGAGTCCCAAATCAAGAGCGTCGTCATGTTCAAGGACACAAAGGGTTGGTTTGAAGCTGGAGCGAAGGACGGTGCCAGTGGTGTCATTTCAGCGATAGTTCTTTCCCCGCTGTTCGTGCCGTTTTCTTTTTTGGCTGACCTGTCGGCTTTGCCGGGGCAATCGACAGATTTAAACAAGATAAACAGTGAAGCCGCTCTCCGTCCTTCGACTTGGGGCAAACCTGATTCCATGATCGCCCGCGCAACAGAAGGCCGCGCAACCCGCAATGCCCTCACGGTTGCAGCCGCGAGATGAGCCGACTGGCTGTCATCTTCATCGCAGCGCTTTTTTTCGGCTGCGCGCCGACAGCCAAGCAACATGCCGTTGAGTCGCTGCTTGCTGGGGACACCCGGGAGTTGTTGCACACGCTCCGGGAAGGCGCTCCAGCCAACCTGAAAAATACAATCGCCTCAGAACTGGAGGCACGGCGGCTTGCTTTGGCTTCTGCAGCGCCCGATGAAAAAATGCCTCTGGAGCCTAAGGCGGTGCTGGCCGCAATCTTGGAGCAGACCGAGAATCAGTTTTTGTTATCGGATGCAGCGTTCGAAAATCTGCACAAGGCGGCTAGCGGGTCAAGCCACGCAACAAAAAATGCATACGCATCAGCGTTGGCGGGATACCTGACCCAGGAGAATTTTGCCTGCCAGCAACCTCTCTACTCGCGCTATTTTGATGATCGCTATGCCCCAGGACGGGCTGCGCCGGAGTGCCGGGGCCAAATCCCTTTTTCGGTCACCACCCAGTACGAAGGCACCCCGGTTACCTGGGTGGATCCCAGACGCGTCAGCTCCATTCACCTGTTGTTTGCGAGCAAAAGCGACAACATGGCGTCACGGTTCGGCCACATCGCTTTGCGGCTGGTGGTCTGCCCCGATGGGTACACGACAGAGGCCGAATGTGACTCAAACCTGAATGAACACCTGGTACTGGGCTTTCGGGCGCACATAGATGAGTTTTCCCTGAACTCGTTCAAGGCGCTCAGCGGCGAGTACAGGGCATATCTTTTCGCCAATCGTTTTATGGATGTGTACCAGGAATACGCCATTGGCGAATTCAGGGAAATCTACTCGTTGCCTTTGCGCTTGGATGTTGTTGAGCGAGAGGCGGTGGTGCGTGGACTGGCCGACATACACTGGCGCTACGCCGGCAGGTACAGCTTCTTCACGCACAACTGTGCCACGATGACCCAGGATGCGCTACGGGCAACGTGGCCGGCATTTGCCAAGGCCGAAGCGATGGCGGACGACTACGTTCGTCCCGACAGCCTATTCGAGGCGGTAAGGTTGAGCAGTCATCTGGCCGCTAAAGACAAATTGGAGGCGCTGGAGGCCGCCGAGCGCGGAGGATATTTCTTTTCAAGCACCAGGGAGTTTTACGACCGCGCCTTGAACGAAGTCAAAAACGCGATGTCAAACCCAAAGTTCGTCGACCTGGAAAGTTATCTACAGATAGACCCCATCGAACGCCGCCAGGACCGGGCGGCTGACCGTGGTTTTTTGCTGCGACTTGCCGCAGACCGGCATTTAAAAGAGGCACAACTCATGTTGGAAGAGTACGCCATCTTGCGCAGCGAACGGCTCATGCAGATCGAGGGTGCGAAATATTTCGAGCAACAGGATTTTATTGCCAAGGCCGACGACATACGCAGCCGATTAGATGCTGAGCACTTTAGGGTTTTCGAGGATTGCCTGCTTGAGCCGATCAGGCAGCACCAAGCCCCCATGCGAAAAGCCGATGGCATCCCGGACAGGAAGGATCTCCCAGGAATAAACGGTGAGGAGACCGCATGCAGGTCCCCCCTGAACCGGAAACTTCTGCACGAGGCCATTGCCGGCATTGAGAACTCAAAGTCCCAGCAGTGGCAGGTATTGAACGCGATTTCCCAGTACTGTGCCGAGAGTATCGCTAACCTGAAGCTGTTAGATCCAAATTTAAATGCGGCCACCACTGGAGGACAATAGATGCACATAACCAACGCTTTCGTCGCTAAAGTGACTAGCCTGCACCGGAGGGCTCGTTTCTCGCGATTCGTATCCCTTGCCGGACTCCTTTTCTGTGCAGTCCCCGTGTTAGCCGCCGCCCCAGCAACGAATCAGGACCGGGGAATCGCCGTGGTTAAGAGAGAATCAGCCGGCGGCAAGCGCGTCGCGCTGGTGATTGGCAACGGCGTCTATAAGTTTTCCGACAGCATGCCCGTTCTTGCCAACCCCGCCAACGACGCGGAGGACATCGCGGCGGCGCTGCGCGGTTTCGGTTTCGAGGTCATCGAGAGAAAGAATCAGACCAAGGAGGAGATGGACACGGCCATATACGAGTTCGGGCGCAAGATAGGGGACAGCGAGGCGGCCCTCTTTTACTATGCCGGCCACGGGCTGCAGATAAAAGGTCAAAACTTCCTGGTCCCGGTCGACGCCAAGATCGAATCGGAAGCCCAGGTCCCCTACAAAAGCGTGAACCTGAACCAGCTTCTGGACGAAATGGAGAACGGCAAAAGCCGCGCCAACATCGTCATGCTCGACGCCTGCCGCAACAACCCCCTGACGGGCAAATTCAGATCGGGCGCCACGCGCGGACTGGCCGCCCCGACAAGCGCCCCCAAGGGGACCGTCATCGTGTACGCGACGGACCCCGGTGGCGTGGCGGCGGATGGGGATGGGCGCAACGGGTTGTTCACTGCAGGACTTCTGGCCGCCTTCAAAGGCAAGGACCTGAGCCTTGGAGGGGTCTTGACGCGTGCCAGTGAGGAAGTCGAGCAAGGGAGCGAGCGCAGGCAGACCCCCTACATCAACGGCCCCGCCACCTTGCAGAAGAACTTCCATTTTGCCCCTGGCAGTGTAGCGGTTGCCGGGGCCGAGCTGGAATCCGAACCTGTTGAAGCTGCCGAACCGCCCTCCTCCCCCGCCCCGGTGCGCGAGGATGCGGAAACGGTCCTTTGGAACGAGGTGCAAAAAGGAAACACCGCCGAGGATTACGACGCCTATCTTGCGAAATTCCCCAAGGGGAAGTATTCCGCTTTGGCCAAAAGGCGTGTCCAAAAGCTGCAAGAGCAGACTGCAGCCGAAACCCGCTCAAGGCTGATAAAAGAAGCCGACGAGGCAAGGAGCACCCTTAGTGCCGCAGAAGCCGGGGACGTCGACGCTATGGAGAAGATGACCCGCTATTACGATGCGGGGATCGGTGTAGCGAAGGATCCTGCCAAAGCAGCGAAGTGGCGCGACAAGATAGAGTCTATCGCCGCCAGGGAACAGCTGCGGGTCGCCCAGTCCGGCAACATACAAGCGATGTTGAAGGTAGCGGCACGCTATGACGCAGGTCTCGGCCTGAAAAAGGACCCTGCACAGGCCCAGGCATGGCGGGCCAAGGCTGATGCCGCAATAGCCAGTGAAGCAGCTCAGGAAAAAGAGCGAATCAAAGAGAGGAAAGTCGATCAAGTCTCCTTTTTGGGAGAGACCAAACGGCTCCTCAAGGAGAATGAGGCCGCAAACCAAAACAACCCCTCGAGCATCACCGCCGTTCCATCTACGGTTGTATCCGGTTTGGTAGGCGACATGGTTTCCGCCCCGTTCAGGACTACGGAGATCGCGATGATAAAAAACGAAGCAGCCTACCGACCTTCGACTTGGGCAAAATCCGATTCTATGATCGCCCGGGCCTCTAGACGGCAGCACACCGACGGTTCGACCACTGAAAATTATCTCTAGGAGCGCCACCATGTCTCATTCTGCACTTAAGATCATTCTAGCCTCGAGCCTGGGGCTGATTCTTTCTATACCGGCCCTTGAAGGGGCGGTGATCCCAGCCTCCGAAGCTGTAGCAGCGGAAGCCGCTGAATCCGATGCGGAAAGCTTCCTTTGGGTAGAAGTGAAAAAGGGTGGTACCCGAGAGGACTATCTTGCCTACCTGGACGAATATCCTGCGGGTAAGTACAGTGCCCTGGCGAAATCCCGGCTGAAAAAAATGGATGCCGATGCAGCGAATAAAGTACGGATGGAGCGGGAGGCGGCAACACAACTGGCAGTCCAGGAAGAACAAGCTGCCTGGGACGCGGCCAACAGCGCGGCCAGCGAGGCCGGCTACGAGGAGTACCTTAGACGCTATCCGTCGGGGTTGTTTGCTGCCTTGGTACCGGCAAGACTCGTCAAAGTTAAGAAAGAGGCAAATCTACACGAAGAGGAACGGCAGTGGACGCTCGCTGTCGGTGCTGGGACCAGTGCTTCGTTTCGTGCCTACATCAACAAGTATCCGAATGGCCGCCATGTGAATGAAGCGGCTCAAAAGGAAGAGGAGTGCAACCGCGTACCGGCCCGGCCGCAAACACCCTTTGCGGTAAGCGAATCTGTCTGGCGTGCCATTGAGACATCGGAGGGGTATCGCAACACGCCTCGATCAAAGCCGCTCACCATCAGTTACCAGACCAAGGATCAGATTGAATTCACCGGGTCCAAAAGTTCGACGCTCCCTACCCCCGCGGCTACCGGCAAGAGCGTCACCAAGGAGCTAACCCCCATCGGCGGGAAATGCTCTGTCCTTCGTGCACGTTACAACTACTCCCAGAATAATATTCAAACATCCATGGACATCTATTTGTGTGGCTCCGTTCCATTAGGCACAGAGATGAACGGTAAAACCGCCACCGTCACTAAGAGCGTCGAACTGCAGGGGAGCCTGTTTCCCTTGCGGATAGGTGCGGAGCAATCCGAACGGGTGGAAAGCGCCTATATTGCCGATTCTAAATACGATTCGACCGTTTTGACCAAATGGCGGGTCATCGGCAAAAACATGGCGCACGACTTGAACCCGAAGCTTACCGGTGCAGCCTGGGCTCTGAAGTACGAAATGAACATCCGGATGCCGGGGGCTAATATGAATAAGACGACAGTGATGGAGGACTATTACCTGGAAGACCTGGGAATCTTTCTTTCCGCCGTGGGCGAGGTGGACATGTCGAAAATGAAAAGTGTACTCCCTACATCTGGTTCTCAAACGGCAATAGTGGCCGAAGGGGAATATGGAAGCAGGACAACCTCTACCTACCAAAACTATGAATTGGTAACTGGCAAGTAGCCCGCTTTCGCGCGGGGTTCCGCTTACATCGCAAAAAGCATCGGCGCCCACTGTACGATGCCCTCGAGGGCGGCTAAAACCTCGCGGAAAGCCGCAGGCGCCAGTGCAACCCTGGCGGCAATTTCCTCAAACTGGAGAATATATGAAAAGGTTCCTCTTAGTGATAGCGCTACTCGCGTTGCTGGCCTCCGAGCTTCACGCCGCTGAGTCCATGGTAACGGAGGTAGAAGGATACGCCTGCATGGGGGATGACAGATCACGAAAGCAGACAGAGTTGGCAGCCTTCAACGATGCCAAAAGAAAGGCGGCGGAGTTCGCTGTGGTCCATATCCAGTCCGAGAGCCTGGTCAAAGACGGCATGCTGGAAAAGGATTTGGTGAGTGCCTACTCTAACGCACAAGTCAAAGTGGTGCAGGAGCTGGATAAGAAGTGGTACAAGGAAGAAGGACTCGGGGATTGCTTCAAGGTGAGCATCAAGGCGGAAGTGCTTCCCGATGAGAAGGCGATGGCCGCACTGGCCGAGGATCGGCAGAAATCCTTGGAGAACGACCCTGGCTCTCCGCTTTCAGTACGGGTCTGGACCGACAAAAAGAGGTATCTAGAGGGTGAACGGATCAAGGTTTACCTCAAGGGCAATAAGCCGTTTTACGGACGGGTGGTGTACCGGGATGCAGGAGGAAGCCTGGTGCAACTTCTCCCCAACCCTTACCGGGAAAGCAGTTACTTTAATGGAGGGGTTGTTTACGAACTCCCATCCGGTGGGGACCGCTATGATATGGTGGTCTCTGCCCCGTTGGGCAACGAGGCGGTAACGGTTTATGCCAGCACTGCACCACCAGGTGACGTTGAGGTGGAGGCTGATGGTGCTGTCTTCGGGATAAAAACCAAGGCATCCGACCTCCCCCTCAGGACCCGCGGAGTGAAGATTACCGCCAAGGGGAAAAGCAGTCAAAGTGCTGGTGTGGCTGAATTCTCCGAGGCAAAGACGGATCTTAGTACCGAAACTAATTGAGTACATGGATAGGAATCCGGTACCCGCCGTGACTGCTGCCGCACATGACAAATCTCAATCGCTAAACGTTCTCACCATTGTAGCAATAAACTAGTTTATGGTTGTCATAGCGATATGTTTATTGTATTAATGAAGGATTCTTCGCTCTAATTCATCGGAAGCTGACTCAGTGTTTACTCCTGATTGGAAGGTATTACTGACAGGCCTCCTTAAGTGTTAGGGAC from Citrifermentans bremense harbors:
- a CDS encoding DUF4384 domain-containing protein, which gives rise to MKRFLLVIALLALLASELHAAESMVTEVEGYACMGDDRSRKQTELAAFNDAKRKAAEFAVVHIQSESLVKDGMLEKDLVSAYSNAQVKVVQELDKKWYKEEGLGDCFKVSIKAEVLPDEKAMAALAEDRQKSLENDPGSPLSVRVWTDKKRYLEGERIKVYLKGNKPFYGRVVYRDAGGSLVQLLPNPYRESSYFNGGVVYELPSGGDRYDMVVSAPLGNEAVTVYASTAPPGDVEVEADGAVFGIKTKASDLPLRTRGVKITAKGKSSQSAGVAEFSEAKTDLSTETN
- a CDS encoding caspase family protein, producing MVKRESAGGKRVALVIGNGVYKFSDSMPVLANPANDAEDIAAALRGFGFEVIERKNQTKEEMDTAIYEFGRKIGDSEAALFYYAGHGLQIKGQNFLVPVDAKIESEAQVPYKSVNLNQLLDEMENGKSRANIVMLDACRNNPLTGKFRSGATRGLAAPTSAPKGTVIVYATDPGGVAADGDGRNGLFTAGLLAAFKGKDLSLGGVLTRASEEVEQGSERRQTPYINGPATLQKNFHFAPGSVAVAGAELESEPVEAAEPPSSPAPVREDAETVLWNEVQKGNTAEDYDAYLAKFPKGKYSALAKRRVQKLQEQTAAETRSRLIKEADEARSTLSAAEAGDVDAMEKMTRYYDAGIGVAKDPAKAAKWRDKIESIAAREQLRVAQSGNIQAMLKVAARYDAGLGLKKDPAQAQAWRAKADAAIASEAAQEKERIKERKVDQVSFLGETKRLLKENEAANQNNPSSITAVPSTVVSGLVGDMVSAPFRTTEIAMIKNEAAYRPSTWAKSDSMIARASRRQHTDGSTTENYL
- a CDS encoding caspase family protein; amino-acid sequence: MKNYFMQLLCLAGLLVCAVPVLAAAPATNQDRGIAVVKRESAGGKRVALVIGNGVYKFSDSMPVLANPANDAEDIAAALRGFGFEVIERENQTKEEMDTAIYEFGRKIGDSEAALFYYAGHGLQIKGQNFLVPVDAKIESEAQVPYKSVNLNQLLDEMENGKSRANIVMLDACRNNPLTGKFRSGATRGLAAPTSAPKGTVIVYATDPGGVAADGDGRNGLFTAGLLTAFKGKDLSLGGVLTRASEEVEQGSERRQTPYINGPATLQKNFHFAPGSVAVAGAELESEPVEAAEPPSSPAPVREDAETVLWNEVQKGNTAEDYDAYLAQFPKGRYAALAKRRIKNFRETTAAETRAKLKKEADEARSTLSAAEAGDVDAMEKMTRYYDAGIGVAKDPAKAAKWRDKIEAVAAQKQLQAANGGSVEAMLQIAARYDAGLGVEKNPALAQTWRNKAEAVKSARLTEENSRATEERARRKESQIKSVVMFKDTKGWFEAGAKDGASGVISAIVLSPLFVPFSFLADLSALPGQSTDLNKINSEAALRPSTWGKPDSMIARATEGRATRNALTVAAAR
- a CDS encoding fibronectin type III domain-containing protein, which produces MESPLETNLKNLTDGDFLLKLRYVAGAFDSHPAYQTGLPEWIYGAQQLREHADLMHQAIEAATKDKNKEAEIAVAREKCAKSLHYAVQYVAMFANHRNDPSLLENLGLEFKHKIYAKEKKLPEMPTKLVAKNEEGAGDVLVITNNGIGQKGSIELQINDKDPADESSWKTLDHYFNCRMEIKALEPIRKYYFRVRFRNAVGYGPWSKVVGLVVN
- a CDS encoding lipoprotein N-acyltransferase Lnb domain-containing protein, giving the protein MSRLAVIFIAALFFGCAPTAKQHAVESLLAGDTRELLHTLREGAPANLKNTIASELEARRLALASAAPDEKMPLEPKAVLAAILEQTENQFLLSDAAFENLHKAASGSSHATKNAYASALAGYLTQENFACQQPLYSRYFDDRYAPGRAAPECRGQIPFSVTTQYEGTPVTWVDPRRVSSIHLLFASKSDNMASRFGHIALRLVVCPDGYTTEAECDSNLNEHLVLGFRAHIDEFSLNSFKALSGEYRAYLFANRFMDVYQEYAIGEFREIYSLPLRLDVVEREAVVRGLADIHWRYAGRYSFFTHNCATMTQDALRATWPAFAKAEAMADDYVRPDSLFEAVRLSSHLAAKDKLEALEAAERGGYFFSSTREFYDRALNEVKNAMSNPKFVDLESYLQIDPIERRQDRAADRGFLLRLAADRHLKEAQLMLEEYAILRSERLMQIEGAKYFEQQDFIAKADDIRSRLDAEHFRVFEDCLLEPIRQHQAPMRKADGIPDRKDLPGINGEETACRSPLNRKLLHEAIAGIENSKSQQWQVLNAISQYCAESIANLKLLDPNLNAATTGGQ